The window CCGTTTTAGGCTGCGTCGGAACCGCTGCTCGAGGCGATCGGTTGCCGTTCGAACCCCAAACTGCATGAGGCCGGTATTTACACCGAAGACACCGTGCTGGAGGGCTTCGACGTCCGGGAGATTGCTACGACTGCGGTTCGTCCGACCTGCGGGGCGAGTACGTCGGCGGCCGGTTCCGTATCGACTGCCACGAGTGCGACGACAGGGTTCTGAACGTCGGGGTGCCGCCGAGCGCCGCCCGCGAACGGAGTCCGTCGGAGTTCGCCGACGCCTGCGAACTGTGGCCGACGACTCAGCGTCGAGAACGGCGTTCGGCTGCCCGTCGACTGGCCCGTCGTCTGCGGAGTCCCGAATAGACGACTCCGAGTGCCCGGACGGTCCAGAACGCGGTGACACCGAGAGCACCGAAGAACAACAGAGACGCGAGGACCCGAAACAGGTACTCCGTGAAGGTCACCTCCGCGCCGTGGCTCGTATGCAGTACGACGAACGCTACTGAGCTAGCGAGCGAAAACATGATCGGGGAAATCAGCCGGCGTTCCGAACCCCTGGATACGACAACGCAACCCCGACGACGAACACGATCGTCGCCAGGTAGATCGGTCCGAGATGGGTCACCCAGTCGTGAGCGAACGCATCGCCCGTCCAGTGCATCGGTAACGCGAGTGCCAGGCCGACGACGGCGGCGATGATCGCCGTCGCCCATGCCCAGGTAAGCCGCTGGCGTACCCCGTACCACGAGAGGCTCGCAACGGCGATACCGGTCGAGATGATGAACGCGGCGGTGGCGACGTGGAGGTGACTGATGTAGTACGCCACCGTCGGCTCGAGATCGGCCGTCGTCATCCCGCCTAACGTACTGACGCCGAGTTCGAAGCCGCTCCCGACGAAATTCATTACGAGGAACACGACACCGTAGCCGACGAACCCGATCCCCGCGAGGGTCATCAGCAGGGATCCGTTCCGGAGCCGTGACTCGTACTGTACACGTTCTTGCTGTTCGTCCGCAGTCGGTTGGTTTGTCGCCATAGTGATCACGTGGTTGCTCCGAGCGAGATGCTCTTGACGCCGTACTTCTCGCACGCGTTGGCCGCCCGCTCCGAGACGAATTCGTACTGCGTGTTCTCCCGGACCTCCGTCACCGAGAAGCCGACTGCCTCGATGGCCGTCGTATACCGGTCGATCTGCTGGGCCCCACCGATGCAGGCCGCCCAGAGGTCTTCGTCGTTCTTGATGCTCTCGGGCATCTCCTCCTCGCTGATGATATCGGAGATGGCCAGCCGACCGCCGGGGGCGAGCACTCGGGAGGCTTCCTCGAACACCCTCGGCTTGTCCGGCGAGAGGTTGATCACCCCGTTCGAGATGACCACGTCGAAGGTCCCATCGTCGAAGGGAACGTCCTCGATGTACCCGTGCTCGAACGAGACGTGCTCCAGCCCCGCGGCGTCGCGCAACGTCCTGGCTTTCTCGAGTTGCTTGTCCGTCATTTCCAGCCCGATCACGCGTCCATCCGCTCCGGCGTGGAGGGCCGCGACGAACGCGTCCATCCCCGATCCGCTGCCGAGGTCGAGTACGTCGTCTCCCTCCTCGATATCGGCCAGGTCGAAATGGTATCCGACGCCGGCGAACGATTCCGTCGCCGCCACGGGAACGTGATCGAGGTGCTCCGGCCGATAGCCGAGACGCTCCGCCAGTTCGCGCCCCATCTCGAAGTGATACTCCTCGTCCGGCTCCGCCGCGACGTCCTGATAGACCGACTTGACAGCCCGTTCCAGTTTGTCGACGTCGAGTGAGTTTGCCATGTGTCTCCCCCCTAGTCGTCGGCGCCCACCTCGGCAGGCGTATTCACCGTGAGGTTGACGTCCTGGTCGAGGGAGACGAGATTGTAGACCGGCGCCCGCCGGGCCCACTCGTCGACCTCGTCCTTGTCGAGGTCGGGGCTCTCGATCTCGATCTCCGCGGTCAAGTTTTCGAACACGGTGTCGGCGTTCCCGAGATCCTCCACGCTGAAGAGGACGCTCGGGTCGAACTCGGTACGAACGCGCGTCTCAAGGTGGTCGATGTCGACGCCGTTCGCGACGGCATTGATGGTGATGCCGACGTTGATGCACGAGGCGAGTGCGGAGAGCGCGACCTCGATCGGTTCCATCCGATCCGTCGCTTCGACCCAGCCGCCGGCCTCGAGCACTTCCTTCCACCCGCCGTACGGGATCGTGTACGCGCGGGTACCCCGGTCGATCGTCTCGTTGCCGAGGACGTACGAGTCTATCGTCGCCAGACTGTGGGCGCACGTCCCTTCGTAGATCGATCGGGCGCTCAGTCCGAGCTGGACGTCCTCGGGGTTTTCGGCGGCGTGTTCCGCGAACGCGTCGAGTTCCTCGGTATCGACGCCATGGGAGAGGTGTCGTTCGGTTCCCATAGATCAGACGACCTGGAGGTGAGCCTCCCGGAGTTCGTCGTCCGAGTAGTCCTGCCCGTGGTCCTCCTGCATGTGCTTCTTGGCCAGTTCGATCGCTTCGGTTTCGTTCTCCGACTGGATGATGAAGCGGCAATCGGCCGACTCCGATTCACAGTCGAGTTTGTATGCGTCTGCCATCGTAGTCTCCCTTGCCTTGCGGCAATGGATGGTAACGAGTTGCAAGGACACATAACTAACCTGTGACATTTGGGCAGGAGGTACCGCTCTCCGCAGACCCCGCCGGAGTCTGCAGCCGCTGACGATCGCTCAGGTGCTGAAAACCCGCCGTCATAGCTATGGAGGCCGAAAGTACGAGCGTACGCCATCCACCGCGCCCGCTGTCGATTCCATCACTGACACCCGTTTTCCCCTTCACAGATCGTTCTCGAGTGGCAGCGTCGGCGTCTTTCGTCGGTGGACAGTGAAGGTCGATTCCGCCCACTGGCGTGCGTCGGTCGCGTCGGTATCGACCAGAACCCGAACCGCAACACCCTCTGGATCGTACCCGATTATCGCGGTTCGGTCGTCGAACAGACCGACCCCGAACGGGGGTAAGTCGTCGTGTAGTCGGAGATCGAGATTGCCGCTCTCGAGTGCCTCGGAGAAGAGATCCGGACAGTCCGAGCGGATGTAATCCGCCACTCTCGGCGGGTTGATGAGTTCGGTTTCCATCCCTTCGACGATCCGCCGGCAGAGTTCGGTCTTACACGAGTCGAGCATGGCGACGTCGAGTCCGGTCACTCGCAACCGATCCGTCTCCTCGAAGAGCGCACAGAACCTGCTAATGGGACGGCTGGGCTCCTCGGGGTCGGCGACGGTTACGGTCGCGTCCGAACACATGTCGATGGTGAACCCGGTTTCTTCGTCCGGGAGTAATCGCCAGATGCCACGCAGTTGCCGCTCGGTTTCGATCCTGTCGATCGACTCTGCTATCGCCGAGGCAACGAAG of the Halobiforma lacisalsi AJ5 genome contains:
- a CDS encoding OsmC family protein; its protein translation is MGTERHLSHGVDTEELDAFAEHAAENPEDVQLGLSARSIYEGTCAHSLATIDSYVLGNETIDRGTRAYTIPYGGWKEVLEAGGWVEATDRMEPIEVALSALASCINVGITINAVANGVDIDHLETRVRTEFDPSVLFSVEDLGNADTVFENLTAEIEIESPDLDKDEVDEWARRAPVYNLVSLDQDVNLTVNTPAEVGADD
- a CDS encoding DUF7351 domain-containing protein, with translation MRGEYVGGRFRIDCHECDDRVLNVGVPPSAARERSPSEFADACELWPTTQRRERRSAARRLARRLRSPE
- a CDS encoding methyltransferase domain-containing protein, yielding MANSLDVDKLERAVKSVYQDVAAEPDEEYHFEMGRELAERLGYRPEHLDHVPVAATESFAGVGYHFDLADIEEGDDVLDLGSGSGMDAFVAALHAGADGRVIGLEMTDKQLEKARTLRDAAGLEHVSFEHGYIEDVPFDDGTFDVVISNGVINLSPDKPRVFEEASRVLAPGGRLAISDIISEEEMPESIKNDEDLWAACIGGAQQIDRYTTAIEAVGFSVTEVRENTQYEFVSERAANACEKYGVKSISLGATT
- a CDS encoding helix-turn-helix transcriptional regulator, giving the protein MDSPLDDIAYLTRSEHRAPALIALSVRPRSRSELWEMTGVSESTIRRTLSEFEDRNWVYRDGYQYEATQMGAFVASAIAESIDRIETERQLRGIWRLLPDEETGFTIDMCSDATVTVADPEEPSRPISRFCALFEETDRLRVTGLDVAMLDSCKTELCRRIVEGMETELINPPRVADYIRSDCPDLFSEALESGNLDLRLHDDLPPFGVGLFDDRTAIIGYDPEGVAVRVLVDTDATDARQWAESTFTVHRRKTPTLPLENDL
- a CDS encoding DUF1059 domain-containing protein, with product MADAYKLDCESESADCRFIIQSENETEAIELAKKHMQEDHGQDYSDDELREAHLQVV